A section of the Humulus lupulus chromosome 2, drHumLupu1.1, whole genome shotgun sequence genome encodes:
- the LOC133819708 gene encoding small ribosomal subunit protein uS2m, with protein MAWRPLHSIVIQKLLSTNAQLGRHVVADHMKVFTYGRRNDLAVMDSDKTLICLRNAAEFMASLAQQKGKFMFVNTNPLFDEIIEQMTKKIGCYSPSMNSLWRTGGFLTNSYSPKKFRSRNKKLCFGPTQAPDCLVVFDSERKSSVILEAHRLRIPIVSLVDSAMPLDYYSKITYPVPANDSVQFVYLFCNLITKTFLLQRGQDNDQKLLASS; from the exons ATGGCGTGGCGGCCGCTCCACTCGATCGTGATACAGAAGCTGCTGAGCACGAATGCCCAGTTGGGGCGGCATGTGGTGGCTGACCATATGAAGGTATTCACCTACGGAAGGCGCAACGACTTGGCCGTCATGGACTCGGATAAAACCCTCATCTGTCTCCGCAACGCCGCCGAGTTCATGGCGTCCCTGGCTCAGCAGAAGGGAAAGTTCATGTTCGTGAACACCAACCCACTCTTTGACGAGATCATTGAGCAGATGACGAAGAAGATCGGCTGCTACTCTCCATCCATGAACTCTCTCTGGCGCACCGGTGGGTTTCTCACCAATAGCTACAGCCCCAAGAAGTTCCGGTCCCGTAACAAGAAGCTATGCTTTGGTCCCACACAGGCCCCCGATTGCCTCGTCGTCTTCGACTCTGAGCGCAAGTCCTCTGTCATCCTTGAGGCCCATCGCCTCCGCATTCCCATCGTCTCCCTCGTCGACTCCGCCATGCCCTTGGATTACTACTCCAAGATCACCTATCCCGTCCCAGCCAACGACTCCGTTCAGTTCGTTTATCTCTTCTGCAATCTCATCACCAAGACCTTTCTTCTTCAGAG AGGCCAGGACAACGATCAAAAGctccttgcttcttcttga